A single region of the Sphingobium sp. TKS genome encodes:
- a CDS encoding dihydroorotase: protein MTKLAIINGKLADPAGKDVDSGVILIEGDRIVAAGDVAVPKDAETIDAGGLVVAPGLIDLGVFATDKPAFHFGGITRAALMPDQSSPLDDAGLIRQATRAGKPDFWVHPIAAATRDLKGTELAEIGMMQAAGAKAVGTGRQWIADSGVMMRVLSYASGLGLTVITHAEDGGLAGKAVATSGETATRLGLPHAPACAEAMAIARDIMLARATGAALHFRLVTTKAGFDLIRAAKAEGLKVTCGISPAYLFLADNAVTDFRTFARLSPPLRSEDDRKASIAAVADGTVDVITSSHDPRGPEDKRLPFADASPGMAGAETLLALSLNLVREGHVSLGRLMTLLSANPAKILGVNAGSFAPGSAADLIFVDPDMPWIVDSTKMAAQAGNTPFNRMPVQGRARKIMKGGVFL, encoded by the coding sequence ATGACAAAGCTCGCCATCATCAACGGGAAGCTGGCCGATCCGGCAGGCAAGGATGTCGACAGCGGCGTCATCCTGATCGAAGGCGACCGGATCGTCGCGGCGGGCGATGTGGCCGTGCCGAAGGATGCGGAGACGATCGATGCGGGCGGACTGGTGGTCGCGCCGGGGCTGATCGATCTGGGCGTCTTTGCGACCGACAAGCCTGCTTTTCATTTCGGCGGGATTACGCGAGCGGCGCTGATGCCGGACCAGTCCTCCCCTCTGGACGATGCAGGCCTCATCCGGCAGGCGACGCGGGCGGGGAAACCGGATTTCTGGGTGCACCCCATCGCTGCGGCGACGCGAGACCTCAAGGGCACCGAACTGGCCGAGATCGGCATGATGCAAGCGGCAGGCGCCAAGGCTGTCGGCACCGGACGCCAGTGGATCGCGGATTCGGGCGTGATGATGCGGGTGCTGTCCTATGCTTCCGGCCTTGGACTCACCGTCATCACCCATGCCGAAGATGGCGGGCTGGCGGGCAAGGCCGTGGCGACCAGCGGGGAGACGGCGACGCGCCTTGGCCTGCCGCACGCACCCGCCTGCGCCGAAGCCATGGCCATCGCCCGCGACATCATGCTGGCGCGCGCCACCGGGGCGGCGCTCCACTTCCGGCTGGTGACGACCAAGGCGGGCTTCGACCTGATCCGCGCCGCCAAGGCCGAAGGATTGAAGGTCACTTGCGGCATCAGCCCGGCCTATCTGTTCCTGGCCGACAATGCGGTGACGGATTTCCGCACCTTTGCGCGCCTCTCGCCGCCGCTGCGGTCGGAGGACGACCGTAAGGCATCGATCGCGGCGGTGGCCGACGGCACGGTCGACGTCATCACCTCCAGCCACGATCCGCGCGGACCGGAGGACAAGCGCCTTCCCTTCGCGGACGCTTCGCCGGGCATGGCAGGGGCGGAAACGCTGCTTGCGCTGTCGCTCAATCTCGTGCGCGAAGGACATGTGTCGCTGGGTCGCCTGATGACCCTGCTCAGCGCCAATCCGGCGAAGATTCTGGGCGTCAATGCGGGCAGCTTCGCGCCGGGCAGCGCGGCGGACCTGATCTTTGTCGATCCCGACATGCCGTGGATCGTCGATTCGACGAAAATGGCCGCGCAGGCAGGGAATACGCCCTTCAATCGCATGCCTGTGCAGGGCCGCGCGCGCAAGATCATGAAGGGTGGCGTTTTCCTCTGA
- the secE gene encoding preprotein translocase subunit SecE produces the protein MAKVSPGEFVNQVRTEANKIVWPTSRETIMTGVMVVIMTSLLGLFFFGIDTFFGAIVQWLLAFAAGQA, from the coding sequence ATGGCGAAGGTTTCTCCGGGCGAATTCGTCAATCAGGTGCGGACCGAAGCCAACAAGATCGTGTGGCCCACCAGCCGCGAAACGATCATGACTGGCGTGATGGTGGTCATCATGACCTCGCTGCTGGGCCTCTTCTTCTTCGGCATCGACACCTTCTTCGGTGCGATCGTGCAATGGCTGCTGGCCTTTGCGGCCGGTCAAGCCTGA